GAAATATCTTAATTTTAATTTTTAAATAATGTCACAATGTTTCTTATTTTACTTTTTGTTACATTTCTTCAGGCAAAAGAAAACCACGCAAGTATAAAAAACACATTAAAATACATGCACTTAATTAAAATAACGGAATGAATTATTAATATAATTAACTATTTGATAAAAAAACAACATACAATTTAGAAAAGAATGCAAACAGAAAACTCACCGACTAAAAGCTAATGATTATTTAAAGAAACTAACAAACAAAACTACTCAACAAATTAAAAAAATACATTTCAAAATATTTCAAAATGTAATTACTGGTAATCTTCATAGTATAAAAAATATAATTCATCATATTACCGATAAAAAAATGAAACTAAAAAAAAAGCCAACCTTCCATTTAAATTATTTAGACAGTTAAAATTTTAACCATTATCATTTTTATTGTTATATACAGAACAAATAAAGCCTATAACAGGTAAAGGTTTTTAGCACGGATCCATACCACAAAAATTAAAATATCACGCCATGTTACTAACTCTTCCTTATCTAATTCCTACGCAAAATTACGCACTAGAAAATAGATTTTTATAGCATACTGAAATTACCCATTGTTAATTTCAAGACATACTTATTCTATTTCACAAAGTAACTATTGATTAAAATCAAAACAAGCATTCATCTAGATCAAACATATCGATATAAGACAAGATATTTAATTTATTATGCGAAAAATCTTAGCCACTACTCTTATTTATGTAGATAAGAAAACCGCGCCCTCCGATATTGTGAAATAACACTCTTAATCGAAAGGTGACTAATGAAATACAAACTCATCGAAAAGGGCAAAATAATAAACTATCTCAGTGATGGAATGAGTGTGATGTATGGCGGTTTTATGGGGCAAGGCACCCCTCATACACTCATCTCGCTTATTTTAGAGTCTGGCATAAAAAACCTAACACTTATCGGCAGCGATACCAGTTTGCCCAATATCGGTGTTGCACGTTTAATCGAAGCCAAACGAGTTAAACACATTATTAGCTCTCATATAGGGTTATTACCAGAAGCAGCAAAACAAATCCGCTCAGGAACACTTACCGCAGAATTTATCCCACAAGGTACCTTAGTGGAACGTATTCGCTGTGGTGGAGCTGGTTTAGGCGGTTTTTTAACTCCAACAGGAGTGGGGACATCAGTTGCAAATGGAAAACAATGCTTCCATATTGAAAATCAAGACTATTTACTTGAGCTTCCCTTACGTGCAGATTTAGCGATCATTCATGCAGATAAAAGCGATAAAGCAGGCAATCTCTCATACCGCTTAACCACTCGCAATTTTAACCCTCTAATAGCCCTAGCGGCTAATACTGTCTTAGCTGAAGCCAAACAATTGGTGGATGTTGGAGAACTTCACCCTGATTCAATTATGACACCTGGCATATTAGTGACAGGCGTATTTCAAGGAGAGTCACTGTGGAAATAAAAAATCGTATTGCCCGCCGAGTAGCGCAGGAGCTGCACGATGGCGACATCGTAAATCTTGGCGCGGGTTTACCAACCCTCGTCGCACAATACCTTCCTGATAATATTGACGTTTTATTTCATTCTGAAAATGGCATTCTTGGCCTTTGTGATAATAGCTTTGGCATACAAGACCCCGATTTAACAAATGCGGCTGGACAACCTTGTTCGATTATTCAAGGAGGAGCCACCTTTGATAGTGCATTTTCCTTTGCCTTAATTCGAGGTGGCCATCTTGACGCATGTATACTAGGTGGCCTTGAAGTCGACCAACACGGTAATTTTGCCAATTGGATGATCCCAGAAAAAATGAAACCTGGAATGGGAGGTGCAATGGATTTAGTGGCAGGAACAAAAAATGTGATTGTCGCGATGGAACATTGTACTAAAGCAGGTAAAGCAAAAATAGTGCAACAGTGTCAATTTCCTTTAACCGCAGAAAAATGTGTCTCAACAATCGTCACTGAGTTAGCTGTTTTTCGCTTTATTGATGGGCAGCTGACTTTAGTTGAACATGCAGCAGATACAGATATTGAGACTATCAAAGTCTGTACTGAAGCTGAGTTTGTGGTTGCTGATGAGTTACGAAAAATACCTTAATGCAATAACTAAAAAAATCAGCCACTTAAAACGTGGCTGATTTTAATTCATCGGAAAAATATCGTTTAGAAATACGTTGGCATCTCTTCTAGCACCGTGTATTCATCATCAGTTAGATAAATAATTTTCCACTTATCAAAAGTAATACAGGGGTGGGAAGTCCCA
The window above is part of the Providencia sp. R33 genome. Proteins encoded here:
- a CDS encoding 3-oxoacid CoA-transferase subunit A, translating into MKYKLIEKGKIINYLSDGMSVMYGGFMGQGTPHTLISLILESGIKNLTLIGSDTSLPNIGVARLIEAKRVKHIISSHIGLLPEAAKQIRSGTLTAEFIPQGTLVERIRCGGAGLGGFLTPTGVGTSVANGKQCFHIENQDYLLELPLRADLAIIHADKSDKAGNLSYRLTTRNFNPLIALAANTVLAEAKQLVDVGELHPDSIMTPGILVTGVFQGESLWK
- a CDS encoding 3-oxoacid CoA-transferase subunit B is translated as MEIKNRIARRVAQELHDGDIVNLGAGLPTLVAQYLPDNIDVLFHSENGILGLCDNSFGIQDPDLTNAAGQPCSIIQGGATFDSAFSFALIRGGHLDACILGGLEVDQHGNFANWMIPEKMKPGMGGAMDLVAGTKNVIVAMEHCTKAGKAKIVQQCQFPLTAEKCVSTIVTELAVFRFIDGQLTLVEHAADTDIETIKVCTEAEFVVADELRKIP